The Apium graveolens cultivar Ventura chromosome 3, ASM990537v1, whole genome shotgun sequence sequence TTATGAAGTGCATCTTCTTCCCTGAGTCCAAACTCCGTTATTCCTATTTGCAACACTTGTGAACCTTCTTTTCGTATAAACTCAGCTACTTTGTTATAGCCACCGTTTACTAGAAACGAAGGGTAAGTAAATGAGTGGAGAAAAATTTCTTCGAAAGGCTGACAAAGGCCGAGTTTTACAGTTGGGATGACTTGAATGAGGAGCCAGCGTTCCAGATAAGTGTATCCTTTTTCGGATAACTCGGGCGATTTTGATGAGTCAGCTCCGGTTAAGGACCGAGTTAGGAAGCTGAAGAGGAACTTTTTTAACGGCACGTCGAAGGCGGCGTCTTTGGATTCTGATTTGGAGATGTCGGAGTAGATTGTTTCCCACGTTGTGTCTAGGTTTGTGGTGAGAGTTGAGATCCATATGCTTCTGCTCCGTTTTAGGATGTCCAATATGTAGTTCTTCAGCTGCAAACATTGTCAAAAATACTAAGGTCAAAAACATGTATGTTTCTCCTGACACTTGAACTCTTGATCGGTGATGATAACTTTTGTTTCATAAAAACAATTCAATTTTTTAAGTACATCTTGAACTCATGGGTAGTTCGATAAATTAATATTACTTTCTTTTTGACACATTTTTCAATACTCGTTTAAAGTATAATTTCacaatattatttttaaaaaaaaaaattaataaaagttttatatttaaacttttattcaaaaaaaattgaaaaaaaacattatgaaactatatttATAAAATCATCGAAATACGTGTAAATAATGTATGTATATATTCCGTTGGAACAGTCGAACCGAGGTAGTATACTAAAATACGTTTTATTTAAAAGAGGAGTGTTAGGTGTACAGAATTGTATACAAAATACAACAGCTCATTCCAATTAAAACCCCCAACATATCATTATGTACACAATTCCGTATCCCAAGTATTTTCCAATTTGAAATTCTCAGGTACGGGATACAAGTTggaaaaaacaaaacaaaatgcATACCTGAGCATGTCGGGGCTCAGTGGTATCAAGATAAATACAAGTACGAACATCTCCGGTTAAGCTAGTACTCGGCATGTAATCTCCGGCCAATACATCTTTCTTCTCCACAAGCTCCATATCGAACAAATGAGAGAAGGATTTAACATCAAGCACAGCTATTATATTCGGATTAATAGACGTAAAAAATGGAAATGCAGGAGGAATATTAGTTCGAAACACACTGCTCTTGTTCTCATCATTCTTTGACACAATTGTAATTGTACCTTTTCCTTTGACCGGAATTTTTGACGAATCACCAAAAGTAACTTCCACATTGATGGTCTCGTTTATCTCCGTAAATAAATCTTTATGACCAGTCATGTGATTGTTGGCCCCTcagtcaagataccaaacattcttcttgctttcctcgtctcttttataagtgaggaacatttttatcttcttttgcagcagcaaaatgacttctttcttccacctttggtgctctacactcataactgaagtgaccaaatttattataattataagaTTGAAATTGAGATTTATCACCTCGTTGCAATCCACCCCTTCCTGGCCTCTAAAATTTTGACCATGACCAGATGATTGAAAACCTTCAGAATTCTGGCCTCTGTTAAAAGACTGTCTTCCACGTCCTCGTCCACCTCGGTAACCACCTCTAAAGCCACCTTTTTCACGTACAGAACCGCTACTGCTAGAACTGTCACCAATGGATACTTTACTTTGTAACGCCTTCTCGAGATGGCTTGcatcatcatactggttcatcCGCTGCTCGTGAGCTTGAAGTGAACCTACGAGTTCATCAATGGAAATTGTGAACAAGTCCTTTGACTCCTCGATAGAAGTAACAACGTAATCAAATTTCCTTGTCAACAAATGGAGTAATTTTTCCATTACCCGAACATCATCGAGACTTTCCCCGTTTCTTTTTATCTCATTTGTCACCATTTTCAAACGcgtaacaaattcaccaatatttcCAGAATTTGTCATCTTTAAATTTTCAAACTCCCAGCGTAGCACTTGGAGCCGCACCTTTTTTAACTTTTTCAACTCCTTGGAATGATTTTTCCAAAATCTCCCACGCACTCTTTGATGTTTTTTCCTCCGAAAGTTTTTCAAAGGTGGATTCATCATCACCTTGAAAAATTGTGTATAACGCATTTTTGTCTTTTTTCCGGGACTCCTTAAACACAGTTTTCTCGGTATTTGACAGAACTGCTTTAGCGGCTGCATCCGTGGGCTCGTCATACCCGCTTTTGACAATGTCCCAATTGTCTTAGGAACCGATTAATACTTTCATTTGAATACTCCAGTTCCTGTAATTTATACTCGTCAAGTTTGGAATATTTGGTTGCACTGTCGTCGTCATTTTTCACGAACGAAATcttagctctgatgccacttgttGGAAACGTAGATGGGAAgccttagctctgatgccactCATCGTCATTTGCTTGTGAAGCCTTCGAGCTTGCCCGCGTGTGTGacgtgcggacacgaatgtagcGGAAAATTGGCCCGAATAATTACGGACTAGTTTTGCTAAATTTAATTTCCACTGGGCTTAGGCTTTTAAATTCTTAATTCGTTTTTTATtacgaattattataattaatttggCGTAATAATAATCTGATTCAGTTACGTATTTGACTATTAATTAACgcattttatttaattatgcatTTTATTTAATTACGCGTGAAGTAGCGCACACGTTTATCTCGAGCCTATATAATATCGTATTAGGCTTAGGGTTAGGTATTCATTCGATATACAAATCACAGCCCAAATGATTTAGGTTTTTCGGCTTTGTTATAAGTAAGCAAATACGTTTATAAACTTTAAGATATTGCATATAATTTACCACATATTTATTATAATATCTAAAATAATTTATAGGCTTTGTTATAATTATTAAGTTTAAAATATTAGCGTCCCACTATATACTTAATATTGAAATATAAAATAGAAAGTTCGGCATCCACTCTTATTTAGGATAGTTTCATAACTTATTTAGAAAAAAACTTCTGAATAAAAGTTCACACATTAAAATTGGTTTTAAAAAAATGAGTTCATGAACTATATTAGATAAGAGTTTGAAATGTTAATAATCTACTCAGGAAGCATGATTTACcacatatttattataattttaaaataatttatgaatgtTGCAAAACATATCCCAAAAACATATTTGACATATATACAAAGTGCATATTAATAAATCTAATAttaaatgtgaaataaaattattattttcttcTCAATTATCTTAAGTTCATGATTTAGTAtacataaaatatttttgaacatgtatcatactaaaaataaatatataaattagtTCATATATAATAATAACTTTGTAATGAAAGTTACTTAAGAATATTAGATAATTTAGTTAATCCTTATTTTAAGTGTGAAGCAAAACCATATAAAACAATATTTGCTTGTGACatccttattttttattttcaggtcatacattaattaatattatatattacgattgaattatatataatttatagtAGTATGAGACCTTGTATAAGTTAAAGTTGTTATGCAACTTAcaatttttatcaaaaaataaagGGCACTCATGCCTTAAATAATTTAATGTCATAATCAAAACAAAATTTGATTTACAAATTTGATATTTGtacatataatatttttttcatatgatttTTTTCATGTGTCAAAATGCATTACTTTTTGTCCATTTAATTACTACTAACCAAACGTAAGTAAGAAAAAGGGGATAAATTTTACACCAATTTATTTATACTGATGCATTATTGTGGGTATTATGTATGttacataatataaataaaatacttAACTATTACATATTTTTAAAACAAACAGGATCATTCTACACAAAATAGAAACCATCCTCATTATTATTAGTTTAACAAACCCAGAGTAACTAGTATTATTATTGTAATTgttgatattatttaaaataaaatactccTGGAGGACTTAGTTTGGCACCAAATTCTGAGAATCCAAAAGCTAGGTTCAGATACTAGCCTCGCCTTTTCCTTTCTCGCTAGGAGTTCAATTCTTATTCAATCCAAACTTCTGAGTATGACTAGCAATTTGTGCAGGTGTTGTAGGTGTTGTATGGGGCAAGTAGTTTCTTGATATATGTTAGACTTTATTTAATTTAAACGTATTTAATATCGATGTGTCCGAATTGTTTAGGAAATAAACCAGTGTTTATTTGTGAACGTTGGAATAT is a genomic window containing:
- the LOC141711223 gene encoding fatty acid hydroperoxide lyase, chloroplastic-like yields the protein MRYTQFFKVMMNPPLKNFRRKKHQRVRGRFWKNHSKELKKLKKVRLQVLRWEFENLKMTNSGNIGEFVTRLKMVTNEIKRNGESLDDVRVMEKLLHLLTRKFDYVVTSIEESKDLFTISIDELVGSLQAHEQRMNQYDDASHLEKALQSKVSIGDSSSSSGSVREKGGFRGGYRGGRGRGRQSFNRGQNSEGFQSSGHGQNFRGQEGVDCNEINETINVEVTFGDSSKIPVKGKGTITIVSKNDENKSSVFRTNIPPAFPFFTSINPNIIAVLDVKSFSHLFDMELVEKKDVLAGDYMPSTSLTGDVRTCIYLDTTEPRHAQLKNYILDILKRSRSIWISTLTTNLDTTWETIYSDISKSESKDAAFDVPLKKFLFSFLTRSLTGADSSKSPELSEKGYTYLERWLLIQVIPTVKLGLCQPFEEIFLHSFTYPSFLVNGGYNKVAEFIRKEGSQVLQIGITEFGLREEDALHNLMYVLGFNAFGGLLAFFPTLINFLGNDKMLQEKLREEVRDACKGESLSFNSVSQLDLVNSFVYEALRLNPPVPLQFGRARKDFTLSSHDSAFEVKKGEVICGYQPLVMRDGKVFDDPEKFVADRFTKDKGTELLSYVFWSNGSQTESPSANNKQCPAKDIVPITAALFVAHLFQRYDSFTVDSSGSKITSLEKAKNI